In Engraulis encrasicolus isolate BLACKSEA-1 chromosome 24, IST_EnEncr_1.0, whole genome shotgun sequence, a single genomic region encodes these proteins:
- the LOC134441670 gene encoding deleted in malignant brain tumors 1 protein-like, with product MTTVGNSSSDADGFIKACGGYLTQPEGEFFSLNYPDNYPNNINCTWRIMTIGHGITTIHFRNIRYNCGYDFGSCSCNSSCPYYGNCCHDYYASHYSCRYNCGYDFGSCSCNSSCRYYGNCCHDYHDYCYQTTAITYPPCGGYLNVSGSFSSPYYPSYYHDNAYCVWRLSAPSGQRVLLLFTDLELEGCCNCDYITIYDGPSTSYSQLGRLCANSTVGAFHSSSNYMTVLFRTDSSLVSQGFHAEFISSLSASKGNVECSRSSMTITISRSFLNSEGFSGNDLYVNDPNCRPTQNSYEVIFRFPLKQCGTTRKIQNGWVVYTNDVRTYPNDTQDITYLPQFHLSVGCHMEKDTVSQIMYVAHDRLKFNVTGMGRFNTTMAFYTSSNFYDQVYADPYYVSLGDYMYVQVTLGEPDSSLVVFLDTCVASPTPDDYHHQRSHYLLVNGCSTDSTYYAYTSGSYYYARFRFRAFMFLRTYPSVYLQCKVVICASSDYSSRCRQGCRSRRVARHLDSQMDTATMVLGPIRLRETTEPLASYAEPVPLADD from the exons ATGACGACAGTGGGAAATTCCTCTTCTGATGCTGATGGCT TCATTAAAGCTTGCGGCGGTTATCTGACCCAGCCCGAAGGAGAGTTCTTCAGCCTGAACTACCCTGACAACTACCCCAACAACATCAACTGCACATGGAGGATTATGACCATAGGCCATGGAATCACAACTATCCACTTCAGGAATATTAG GTACAACTGTGGCTATGACTTTGGCAGCTGCTCCTGCAACAGCTCCTGTCCATACTATGGAAACTGTTGCCATGACTACTATG CGAGTCACTATTCATGCCGATACAACTGTGGCTATGACTTTGGCAGCTGCTCCTGCAACAGCTCCTGCCGATACTATGGAAACTGCTGCCATGACTACCATG actaCTGCTACCAAACTACAGCGA TTACGTACCCACCGTGTGGAGGGTACCTGAATGTTTCCGGATCTTTCTCCAGTCCTTACTATCCAAGCTATTACCATGACAACGCCTACTGTGTGTGGAGGCTGTCTGCTCCCTCTGGCCAGAGGGTTCTGCTTCTCTTCACAGATCTGGA GCTGGAGGGATGTTGTAACTGTGACTACATTACCATTTACGATGGTCCCTCAACAAGCTACAGTCAGCTGGGTCGCCTCTGTGCCAACTCCACAGTGGGCGCCTTTCACTCCTCCTCCAATTACATGACTGTGCtcttcaggactgacagctcatTGGTTAGCCAAGGATTCCACGCTGAGTTCATTAGCTCTCTGTCAGCCAGTAAAG GCAATGTTGAGTGTTCACGGAGCAGCATGACCATCACCATCTCTCGGTCTTTCCTGAATTCGGAAGGATTCAGTGGAAATGATCTGTATGTTAACGATCCCAACTGTCGGCCAACTCAGAACAGCTACGAGGTCATATTCAGATTCCCTCTCAAGCAATGTGGAACCACTAGAAAG ATCCAAAATGGCTGGGTGGTGTACACCAACGACGTCCGCACCTACCCAAACGACACGCAGGACATCACCTACCTGCCCCAGTTCCACCTGTCGGTGGGCTGCCACATGGAGAAGGACACCGTGTCCCAGATCATGTATGTAGCCCACGACCGACTCAAGTTCAACGTCACCGGGATGGGCCGCTTCAACACCACCATGGCCTTCTACACCTCCAGTAATTTCTACGACCAAGTTTACGCCGACCCTTACTATGTGTCTCTGGGCGACTACATGTATGTTCAG GTGACGCTCGGGGAGCCAGACAGCAGCCTCGTGGTGTTCCTGGACACTTGTGTGGCATCGCCAACCCCTGATGACTACCATCATCAACGCTCTCATTACCTGCTGGTCAACGG GTGCTCCACCGACAGCACGTACTACGCCTACACGAGCGGTTCTTACTACTACGCGCGGTTCCGTTTCCGGGCCTTCATGTTCCTCCGCACGTACCCCTCCGTCTACCTGCAGTGCAAGGTGGTCATCTGTGCCTCCAGTGACTACAGCTCCCGGTGCCGGCAGGGCTGCCGCAGCAGGCGCGTGGCCAGGCACCTGGACTCTCAGATGGACACGGCCACCATGGTGCTGGGGCCCATCAGGCTCAGAG AGACCACTGAGCCCCTTGCCTCATATGCTGAACCAGTGCCTCTTGCTGATGACTGA